The sequence CAATGAAGATCCGGTCACCGGTTCAGCACATTGCGCGCTCATTCCCTTCTGGAAATCAAAACTGCATAAAACAACCTTCCGCGCCAGGCAGGTTTCGGGGA comes from Pseudomonadota bacterium and encodes:
- a CDS encoding PhzF family phenazine biosynthesis protein, giving the protein NEDPVTGSAHCALIPFWKSKLHKTTFRARQVSGRGGELFCEDARKRVFIAGKAVCYLKGSIFI